The Nostoc sp. 'Lobaria pulmonaria (5183) cyanobiont' genome window below encodes:
- a CDS encoding aminotransferase class IV: protein MTNNIFWYDGKLIHSQTLELNINDPGLLYGATVFTTLRVYQNSLDNNLTNWQAHCDRLLSSVQSFGWKQPDWNRLRQGAQTLLAHFPVLRITLFPDGREWITGRFLPPDLTEKQNNGILCAVASSEFYRSLPSHKTGNYLSAWLAKTSLDAQEAILVDAEGNWLETSTGNLWGWCDRSWYTPPIKAEILPGIVRSQLVNWLQNHQQPVREETWSVELVQRFEAIAYTNSVVEIIPIHTVHLPSGSLQCNPYHNSFQLIRELFLV, encoded by the coding sequence GTGACAAATAATATTTTTTGGTATGACGGCAAATTAATTCACTCTCAAACCCTAGAATTAAACATTAACGATCCGGGTTTACTTTATGGCGCAACTGTTTTTACAACATTGCGGGTTTATCAGAACTCCCTAGATAATAATTTAACTAATTGGCAAGCACACTGCGATCGCCTACTTTCCTCAGTACAATCTTTTGGTTGGAAGCAACCAGATTGGAACCGTCTACGTCAAGGCGCTCAAACTCTTCTGGCACACTTCCCCGTTCTCAGAATTACCCTCTTTCCCGATGGACGAGAGTGGATAACTGGCAGATTCTTACCGCCAGATTTGACAGAAAAACAAAATAATGGTATTTTGTGCGCTGTTGCAAGTTCAGAATTTTATCGCTCTCTCCCTTCTCATAAAACTGGAAACTATTTGAGTGCTTGGTTGGCAAAAACTAGCTTAGATGCTCAAGAAGCAATATTAGTCGATGCTGAAGGAAATTGGCTAGAAACCAGTACAGGCAACCTTTGGGGATGGTGCGATCGCAGTTGGTACACGCCGCCAATAAAAGCCGAAATTTTGCCGGGAATTGTGCGATCGCAACTTGTAAACTGGTTGCAAAACCACCAGCAGCCAGTGCGAGAAGAAACTTGGAGCGTCGAGTTAGTCCAGAGATTTGAAGCGATCGCCTACACTAATAGTGTGGTAGAAATTATTCCTATTCATACCGTTCATCTGCCTTCAGGGTCGCTACAATGTAATCCCTACCATAATAGTTTTCAGCTAATAAGGGAGCTTTTTTTAGTATGA
- the ftsH3 gene encoding ATP-dependent zinc metalloprotease FtsH3: protein MNKRWRNAGLYALLFIVVIALGTAFFDKQPQSRETWRYSRFIQEVQQGRVEKVSLSADRSTALVTPKYDPAKRIVTLVNDPDLINTLTSKGVDISVLPQTDEGFWFKALSSLFFPVLLLVGLFFLLRRAQSGPGSQAMNFGKSKARVQMEPQTQVTFGDVAGIDQAKLELNEVVDFLKNADRFTAVGAKIPKGVLLVGPPGTGKTLLARAVAGEAGVPFFSISGSEFVEMFVGVGASRVRDLFEQAKTNAPCIVFIDEIDAVGRQRGAGLGGGNDEREQTLNQLLTEMDGFEGNTGIIIIAATNRPDVLDAALLRPGRFDRQVVVDRPDYAGRSEILKVHARGKTLAKDVDLDKIARRTPGFTGADLSNLLNEAAILAARRNLTEISMDEINDAIDRVLAGPEKKDRVMSEKRKTLVAYHEAGHALVGALMPDYDPVQKISIIPRGRAGGLTWFTPSEDRMDTGLYSRAYLENQMAVALGGRLAEELIFGEEEVTTGASNDLQQVARVARQMITRFGMSDRLGPVALGRQQGNMFLGRDIMSERDFSEETAAAIDEEVRKLVDVAYTRAKEVLVRNRHVLDQLAQMLVDKETVDAEELQEILSNNDVTTAAFA from the coding sequence GTGAATAAAAGATGGAGAAATGCAGGGCTGTACGCGCTCCTGTTTATTGTCGTCATTGCGCTGGGAACAGCATTTTTTGACAAACAACCCCAAAGCAGAGAAACATGGCGATATAGTCGCTTTATTCAAGAAGTTCAGCAAGGCAGAGTAGAAAAAGTCAGTTTGAGTGCAGATCGCTCTACAGCACTGGTTACACCCAAATATGACCCGGCTAAACGGATTGTTACCTTAGTCAACGATCCAGACCTAATCAATACTCTGACTTCAAAAGGCGTTGATATTTCTGTTTTGCCCCAAACTGATGAAGGATTTTGGTTTAAGGCACTAAGCAGCTTATTTTTCCCTGTATTGCTTTTGGTTGGCTTATTCTTCTTGCTACGTCGCGCTCAAAGTGGCCCAGGAAGCCAAGCGATGAACTTTGGCAAATCCAAAGCCAGAGTCCAAATGGAACCACAAACTCAGGTGACATTTGGCGATGTTGCTGGTATTGACCAAGCCAAGTTGGAATTAAACGAAGTCGTAGACTTTCTGAAAAACGCCGATCGCTTTACCGCCGTTGGTGCAAAAATTCCTAAAGGTGTGTTGTTAGTTGGCCCTCCTGGTACAGGTAAAACCCTCCTAGCTCGTGCCGTAGCTGGTGAAGCAGGTGTACCCTTCTTCTCGATCTCCGGTTCGGAATTTGTGGAAATGTTCGTCGGTGTGGGTGCATCCCGCGTCCGCGATTTGTTTGAACAAGCTAAGACCAATGCTCCCTGTATCGTCTTCATCGATGAAATTGACGCCGTAGGTCGTCAACGGGGTGCAGGTTTAGGTGGTGGTAACGATGAGCGGGAACAAACCCTCAACCAGTTGCTTACAGAAATGGACGGTTTTGAAGGTAACACTGGCATCATCATTATTGCCGCTACCAACCGTCCTGATGTCCTAGATGCAGCCCTATTGCGTCCTGGTCGCTTTGACCGTCAAGTTGTGGTAGACCGTCCCGACTATGCCGGACGCAGCGAAATCCTCAAGGTACACGCCCGTGGCAAGACCTTGGCGAAAGATGTGGACTTAGATAAAATTGCCCGCCGGACTCCTGGATTTACTGGCGCTGATTTATCCAACTTGCTGAATGAAGCCGCAATTCTGGCAGCACGCCGGAATTTGACTGAAATTTCGATGGACGAAATCAACGACGCGATTGATCGCGTATTAGCTGGGCCAGAGAAGAAAGACCGGGTAATGAGCGAAAAGCGCAAAACTTTAGTGGCATATCACGAAGCTGGTCACGCTTTAGTTGGTGCTTTGATGCCAGACTACGATCCTGTGCAGAAGATTAGTATCATCCCTCGTGGTCGCGCAGGTGGTTTAACTTGGTTTACCCCCAGCGAAGACCGGATGGACACAGGTTTATACAGCCGCGCTTATCTGGAAAATCAGATGGCTGTGGCTTTGGGTGGTCGGCTCGCTGAAGAATTAATCTTTGGTGAAGAAGAAGTTACCACTGGTGCTTCTAATGATTTACAACAGGTAGCCCGTGTTGCGCGTCAGATGATCACCCGATTTGGGATGAGCGATCGCTTAGGCCCTGTTGCCCTTGGTCGTCAACAAGGTAACATGTTCCTCGGACGGGATATCATGTCAGAGCGCGATTTCTCTGAAGAAACCGCTGCTGCCATTGATGAAGAAGTCCGCAAACTTGTAGATGTAGCCTATACACGCGCTAAAGAAGTGTTAGTGCGTAACCGCCACGTCCTAGATCAGCTAGCGCAAATGCTGGTTGATAAAGAAACAGTAGACGCCGAAGAGTTGCAAGAAATTCTCTCGAATAACGATGTGACAACCGCTGCGTTTGCCTAA
- a CDS encoding ABC transporter permease, whose translation MQNLIELDFVDLAIGVGLMAIAIGLSAWEKLGLELNLALATGRTILQLLVLGYILDFILALDNAWAVLALLAIMLTITAIVARNRISQKIPHLLPLVWGAILISTAVTVFYINFLIVQPERWYEPQYIIPLAGIVLGNATNAAAIAGDRLVSTINSSHLEIETHLSLGATPEQAVSQYRKDAIKAGLIPTLNQMILIGMVAIPGITTGQLLAGVKPLDAVSYEILIMFMVAFANLLTTVLITKGLCRQFFNSAMQLVR comes from the coding sequence ATGCAGAATCTGATCGAGCTGGATTTCGTGGATTTAGCTATTGGTGTGGGATTGATGGCGATCGCCATTGGTTTATCTGCCTGGGAAAAATTAGGATTAGAGTTGAACCTAGCCCTTGCTACTGGGAGAACCATCTTACAACTTCTTGTATTGGGATACATTTTAGATTTCATCTTGGCTTTAGACAATGCTTGGGCAGTTTTGGCGCTATTAGCAATAATGCTGACAATTACGGCGATTGTCGCACGAAATCGCATCAGCCAAAAAATTCCTCATCTGTTGCCTTTGGTGTGGGGTGCAATTTTAATTAGTACCGCCGTCACAGTGTTTTACATCAACTTCTTGATCGTTCAACCAGAAAGATGGTATGAACCACAGTATATAATCCCTCTAGCAGGAATAGTCTTAGGTAATGCTACCAATGCAGCTGCGATCGCAGGCGATCGCCTTGTCAGCACCATTAATTCCAGCCATCTCGAAATAGAAACCCATTTAAGCTTAGGTGCAACTCCAGAGCAAGCAGTTAGCCAGTATCGCAAAGACGCCATTAAAGCCGGATTGATTCCTACTCTCAATCAAATGATACTCATAGGTATGGTCGCAATACCAGGAATTACCACCGGACAGTTATTAGCTGGTGTCAAACCTCTAGATGCTGTATCCTATGAAATTTTAATTATGTTCATGGTTGCTTTTGCTAACTTGTTGACAACAGTTTTAATCACGAAGGGGTTGTGTCGTCAATTTTTTAATTCTGCCATGCAGTTGGTGAGATAA
- a CDS encoding DegT/DnrJ/EryC1/StrS family aminotransferase, whose amino-acid sequence MIQSVNPIPAFDIKQQYTTIEAEVSAAVLEVLASGRYIGGPLVEGFEQQFAAYNTVTECVACNSGTDALYLALRVLDVGAGDEVITTPFTFIATSEVISAVGAKPVFVDIDATTFNLDVEQVAAAITPNTKAIIPVHLFGQPVDMTSLMAIAQSHNLSIIEDCAQSTGAIWADQKVGSIGHIGCFSFYPTKNLGGCGDGGAITTNDPAIATKLRILRDHGSRIRYLHEEIGVNSRLDALQAAILQIKLRYLDIWNDRRRDIANYYYQYLSQVPGIVPPQELPGGIGVWNQYTIRISGEGRNGSSAKYRDWVRSQLQEQGVSSMIYYPHPLHLQPVYQSLGYEIGDLPIAEQACHEVISLPMFPELTQQQQDQVIYALKDCLG is encoded by the coding sequence ATGATCCAAAGTGTAAATCCCATCCCTGCCTTTGATATCAAGCAGCAATACACCACCATCGAAGCAGAAGTGAGTGCAGCGGTCTTAGAGGTTTTGGCTTCTGGTCGCTATATCGGCGGCCCGTTAGTCGAAGGCTTTGAACAACAGTTTGCAGCTTATAATACTGTTACTGAATGTGTGGCTTGTAATTCTGGTACTGATGCGCTCTACTTAGCGTTACGAGTCTTGGACGTTGGTGCAGGCGATGAAGTGATTACAACGCCTTTTACCTTTATTGCGACATCTGAAGTAATTAGCGCCGTGGGTGCAAAGCCTGTTTTCGTTGATATTGACGCAACTACATTTAATTTAGATGTAGAGCAAGTCGCAGCGGCGATTACACCCAACACTAAAGCGATTATCCCGGTTCATCTATTTGGACAACCTGTGGATATGACATCATTAATGGCGATCGCTCAGTCTCACAATTTGTCAATAATTGAAGATTGCGCTCAGTCTACAGGCGCGATTTGGGCCGATCAAAAAGTAGGAAGCATTGGACATATTGGTTGCTTTAGTTTCTATCCTACCAAAAATCTTGGTGGTTGCGGCGATGGCGGAGCAATAACGACTAACGATCCAGCGATCGCCACTAAACTGCGAATACTACGAGATCATGGCAGTAGAATTAGATACTTACATGAAGAAATCGGTGTAAATAGCCGTTTGGATGCTCTCCAAGCAGCCATTTTGCAGATTAAGCTACGTTATTTAGATATTTGGAACGATCGCCGCCGAGATATTGCAAACTATTACTACCAGTACCTTAGTCAAGTTCCAGGGATTGTCCCGCCCCAAGAATTACCTGGGGGTATTGGAGTATGGAATCAATATACTATTCGCATATCAGGCGAAGGGCGCAATGGTTCTAGTGCCAAATATCGAGATTGGGTACGTAGTCAATTGCAAGAACAGGGCGTGAGTTCAATGATTTACTACCCCCATCCTCTACATTTGCAGCCAGTTTATCAAAGTCTGGGTTATGAAATTGGGGACTTACCAATAGCAGAGCAAGCTTGCCATGAGGTTATATCCTTGCCTATGTTCCCAGAACTGACACAACAGCAGCAAGACCAGGTGATTTATGCCTTGAAGGATTGTTTGGGGTGA
- a CDS encoding DUF561 domain-containing protein, with protein MTMHSTLQRAFTNRRVLKVISGLNNFDAASVAATVKAADFGGATFVDIAADPALVQLAKSLTNLPICVSAVEPDKFVQAVAAGADLIEIGNFDSFYAQGRRFEALEVLALTKQTRALLPEITLSVTVPHILELDRQVQLAEELVKAGADIIQTEGGTSSNPVHPGTLGLIEKAAPTLAAAFEISRVVSVPVLCASGISSVTAPLAIAAGAAGVGVGSAINQLNSEVAMIAAVRGLVEALATARVLTEK; from the coding sequence ATGACGATGCATTCCACACTCCAACGTGCATTTACTAACCGCCGCGTTCTCAAAGTGATCAGCGGTTTGAATAACTTCGACGCCGCTAGCGTCGCTGCTACTGTTAAAGCTGCTGATTTTGGCGGTGCTACTTTTGTCGATATTGCCGCCGATCCAGCTTTAGTCCAGCTAGCTAAAAGTTTGACAAATTTACCAATTTGTGTTTCAGCAGTAGAGCCAGATAAATTTGTGCAAGCAGTGGCAGCTGGTGCTGATTTAATTGAAATCGGGAATTTCGATTCCTTCTATGCCCAAGGACGCCGTTTTGAGGCTCTAGAAGTGCTAGCACTGACTAAGCAAACCCGCGCTCTCCTCCCAGAAATCACCCTATCTGTCACCGTTCCCCACATCCTGGAACTAGATCGACAGGTACAGCTAGCAGAAGAACTGGTGAAAGCTGGAGCAGATATTATCCAAACCGAAGGCGGTACTAGCAGTAACCCAGTTCACCCCGGAACTTTAGGATTAATCGAAAAAGCTGCCCCTACCTTGGCAGCAGCTTTTGAGATTTCTCGTGTGGTGTCAGTGCCAGTATTGTGTGCATCAGGCATTTCTAGCGTTACTGCACCGTTAGCGATCGCGGCTGGTGCTGCTGGTGTTGGTGTTGGTTCCGCTATCAACCAACTTAACAGCGAAGTCGCAATGATTGCCGCTGTGCGTGGCTTAGTAGAAGCCTTAGCGACTGCAAGAGTGCTGACTGAGAAGTAG
- a CDS encoding Uma2 family endonuclease — protein MSLTLEDLEKMQQQHPDFRMELVKGNIIVMSPLGYESDEVAAEMVAQLRNWVRPRKLGRTAASSAGFRLTNSDLRAPDASFVLAERLRRSPKSFAQLAPDLTVEVKSPSGNLEDLRAKIQEFLSLGTKVGILLNPDERIVEVYNFGQEPIVLRDGDILTAPELLPGWEVLIADLWPLEFD, from the coding sequence ATGTCCCTAACACTTGAAGACTTGGAAAAAATGCAGCAACAGCATCCTGACTTTCGTATGGAACTAGTCAAGGGTAATATTATTGTTATGAGTCCATTAGGATACGAATCAGATGAAGTTGCAGCTGAAATGGTAGCCCAGTTACGTAACTGGGTTAGACCGCGCAAACTGGGACGAACAGCAGCTTCTAGCGCCGGTTTCAGATTGACCAATTCAGATTTGCGCGCACCAGATGCTTCATTTGTTTTAGCCGAACGCTTGCGTCGCAGTCCCAAGTCTTTTGCTCAATTGGCTCCCGATTTGACTGTAGAGGTGAAATCTCCTAGCGGCAATTTAGAGGATCTGAGAGCCAAAATTCAAGAATTTCTGAGTTTGGGAACTAAGGTAGGAATTTTGCTCAATCCAGATGAGCGGATTGTTGAAGTTTACAATTTTGGACAAGAGCCAATAGTACTTCGTGATGGCGATATTTTAACAGCTCCCGAACTGCTCCCAGGATGGGAAGTACTAATTGCAGATTTGTGGCCTCTAGAGTTTGACTAG
- a CDS encoding GAF domain-containing protein, protein MTSDTKTIFDILTDEESTIDWNRLLTEILVAFDCSTGSIHTLDRRRDSQLLHLKAYQGIPELLLPKMTVIPIGKGMAGVAAERKRPVQICNLQTDKSGVARPSAKETKVQGSITVPLMLNGQLYGTLGIAKSVSYEFTAKEEKTLMEIGEAISRKIVS, encoded by the coding sequence ATGACTTCAGATACCAAAACCATTTTCGATATCCTGACTGATGAAGAGTCTACTATCGACTGGAACCGACTGCTGACTGAAATCCTGGTCGCTTTCGACTGTTCTACAGGTAGCATCCATACCCTAGATCGACGACGAGACAGCCAGTTATTGCACCTAAAGGCTTACCAAGGCATTCCAGAATTGCTTTTGCCTAAAATGACGGTAATTCCTATTGGTAAAGGAATGGCTGGTGTCGCCGCCGAACGCAAGCGACCCGTACAGATTTGCAACCTGCAAACCGATAAATCAGGAGTGGCTAGACCCTCAGCAAAAGAAACGAAGGTACAAGGCTCCATTACGGTGCCGCTGATGCTGAATGGCCAATTGTATGGTACTTTGGGCATTGCCAAGTCGGTTTCCTACGAATTTACTGCCAAAGAGGAAAAGACACTGATGGAGATTGGAGAGGCAATTAGCCGGAAAATCGTCAGTTAA
- the aroB gene encoding 3-dehydroquinate synthase, whose protein sequence is MTSVINVNLPEQSYEIAIAPSSLDQLGQQMASLKLGKKVLLVSNPTIFKHFGERAITSLTSAGFEVASCTLPPGERYKTLNSIQKLYDIALENRLERSSTMVALGGGVIGDMTGFAAATWLRGINVVQVPTSLLAMVDSAIGGKTGVNHPHGKNLIGAFHQPRLVLIDPDVLKTLPMREFRAGMAEVIKYGVIWDAELFAQLEASKRLDQLRYVKPDLITSILTRSCQAKADVVGKDEKEGGLRAILNYGHTIGHTVESLTGYRLVNHGEAVAIGMVAAGQIAVDLGLWHKKDTERQNALIQKAGLPTQLPDGVDIEAIIEALQLDKKVQAGKVRFVLPTEIGVVTITDEVPSDIIRQVLRGI, encoded by the coding sequence ATGACTTCTGTAATTAATGTAAATCTACCAGAGCAGTCTTATGAGATTGCGATCGCACCTTCAAGTTTAGATCAACTGGGTCAACAGATGGCCAGTCTGAAACTGGGCAAGAAGGTATTGCTGGTTTCTAATCCGACGATTTTTAAGCATTTTGGCGAAAGAGCAATTACATCCCTGACATCTGCTGGATTTGAAGTTGCTAGCTGCACTCTACCACCTGGTGAACGCTACAAAACCCTCAATTCCATCCAAAAACTCTACGATATCGCCTTAGAAAACCGCCTAGAACGTTCTTCTACTATGGTAGCTTTGGGCGGAGGTGTAATTGGCGATATGACTGGCTTTGCGGCTGCAACTTGGCTACGCGGTATTAATGTTGTCCAAGTGCCTACCTCTTTGTTGGCGATGGTAGATTCGGCAATTGGCGGCAAAACTGGCGTGAATCATCCCCACGGTAAAAACTTAATTGGGGCATTCCATCAACCGCGCTTGGTTTTGATTGACCCAGATGTGTTAAAAACTCTACCTATGCGTGAGTTTCGAGCAGGGATGGCAGAAGTTATTAAGTATGGTGTGATTTGGGATGCCGAATTGTTTGCCCAGTTGGAAGCAAGTAAACGCCTCGACCAACTCCGCTATGTTAAACCTGACCTAATAACCAGCATATTAACGCGTTCTTGTCAAGCTAAAGCTGATGTTGTTGGCAAAGATGAGAAAGAAGGGGGATTACGCGCAATTCTCAATTATGGACACACCATCGGTCATACAGTAGAAAGTTTGACTGGTTATCGTTTAGTAAATCATGGCGAAGCAGTGGCTATTGGTATGGTAGCAGCCGGTCAAATTGCTGTGGATTTGGGACTATGGCACAAGAAAGACACAGAACGTCAAAATGCTTTAATTCAAAAAGCGGGTTTACCTACTCAGTTACCAGATGGAGTAGATATTGAAGCAATTATTGAGGCGTTGCAGTTAGATAAGAAAGTCCAAGCCGGGAAGGTGCGGTTTGTTTTACCAACAGAGATTGGTGTAGTAACAATTACTGATGAAGTGCCATCGGATATTATTCGGCAAGTGTTGCGAGGAATTTAA
- the petL gene encoding cytochrome b6-f complex subunit PetL, protein MFAIVSYVVFLGLFFGLSVGLLFGLRTAKII, encoded by the coding sequence ATGTTTGCAATTGTATCTTATGTCGTCTTCTTGGGTTTATTCTTTGGCTTATCTGTAGGTTTGCTGTTCGGTCTGCGGACTGCGAAGATAATTTAA